The nucleotide sequence GAAGGTGCATCCGGGTACGCCTGTACTCAATGTCGAAACGATTCGCGGCGTGCATCACGTGCGCACGCCGCGCGGTGTGATTCGCGCCAAGGCCGTGGCGTTCGCGACAGGCGGCTATACGCGCAACGACATGCATCGCACGCTCGACGCGAAGATCATGCCGATTCTTTCGAACTCGCTCGTGACGCGCCCGCTCACGCAGGAAGAACTGACGGCGACGGGCTTTCGCACGCGTCAGGTCATCACCGATACGCGCACGCTGCGCTTCTACTATCGGCTGCTGCCGGATAACCGCGTGCAGATCGGCAGCCGCAGCGCGATCACCGGCGCGGATGCATCGAACCCGCGGCATATGGACGTGCTGATCGAAGGCCTGCATCGCAAGTTTCCGTCGCTCAAGGGTATTCGTATCGATTATTCGTGGTGGGGCTGGGTCGACGTGAGCCACGACATGATGCCGCGCGTCGCACAGCCCGATCCGCAGCAGAGCATCTTTTACGCGGTCGGCTATGGCGGCAACGGCGTGTCGTTTTCCGCGCATGCGGGACGGCGTCTTGCCGAGCGCGTCGCGGGCAAGTGGCAGCACAGTCGCGACGATCTGCCGATCTACGATTCCGCGCTCGAATATCCGAACGTGATGGGCAAGGTGCGATGGAAGGGCTTCGCGCCGTTTCGCCGCGTCGGCCAACGCTTCCTCTATCACAAGTATCTGGCGCAGGACGAGAAGCGCTGAACCCTTTCTCAACACACTGACAACATCGACACATGAGCACTCAAACGAATCAGGATTACCTCGGCCTCTTGCAGACGTTCAACGATGCATGGAACCGTCACGACCTCGACGCATTGATGGACTGCATGGCGGACGAATGCGTCTTTCACGGCGTGGCCGGACCCGATGCGCTGGGCCGCACGTTCCGCGGTCGCGATGACGTGCGCCGTGGTTTCGCGCTCGCGTGGGAAACGTTCCCCGATGCATCGTGGAAGGACGGCGAGCATTTCGTGAGCGGCGAGCGCGGCGTATCGGAATCGACGTTTCGCGGAACGAAGACGGATGGCGCGCGCATCGAGGCACGCATGGTGGATGTCTTTACGTTCAGGGACGGCAAGATCGCGGTGAAGAACGCGTATCGCAAGGATCGCCCCGCGCTTTGACGCATGAAGGAGACCGGCAGGACA is from Caballeronia insecticola and encodes:
- a CDS encoding NAD(P)/FAD-dependent oxidoreductase, translated to MATLDFAAPALRGACAPYDPLYDPLVSPIGREAMNYAPTYWVATAGEPPEDDGPLPGDADVDVLIVGAGFTGLSTALFLAREHGIRAMVVDANRTAWGCTSRNGGQGQNASGRLYRSQWIERWGKQTALKLDAEIREGFDTFKRLIGEFACDPQPGGHLYIAHRARKMDFLTNECRVMRDVFGYDTRMLSAKEVAQSYVDDRESCGALLEPDGIGVHPLKLAFGYLRMARSLGVKVHPGTPVLNVETIRGVHHVRTPRGVIRAKAVAFATGGYTRNDMHRTLDAKIMPILSNSLVTRPLTQEELTATGFRTRQVITDTRTLRFYYRLLPDNRVQIGSRSAITGADASNPRHMDVLIEGLHRKFPSLKGIRIDYSWWGWVDVSHDMMPRVAQPDPQQSIFYAVGYGGNGVSFSAHAGRRLAERVAGKWQHSRDDLPIYDSALEYPNVMGKVRWKGFAPFRRVGQRFLYHKYLAQDEKR
- a CDS encoding nuclear transport factor 2 family protein; amino-acid sequence: MSTQTNQDYLGLLQTFNDAWNRHDLDALMDCMADECVFHGVAGPDALGRTFRGRDDVRRGFALAWETFPDASWKDGEHFVSGERGVSESTFRGTKTDGARIEARMVDVFTFRDGKIAVKNAYRKDRPAL